In the genome of Ictalurus furcatus strain D&B chromosome 13, Billie_1.0, whole genome shotgun sequence, one region contains:
- the nmt1b gene encoding glycylpeptide N-tetradecanoyltransferase 1b: MPENTQMAEDKSPEKSSESGDAGKKKKKPKKDKGQTWVREGPPDPFKVLDALPEQKQQEIQKALHLFSLSQGAPKSLKEANRHSFRFWNSQPVTKIGEEVTSHGPIQSEKPKIRQECYSLPEGFCWDTVDLENPEQLGELCTLLNENYTEEDDNTLRFHYSPEFVLWALCPPGWQPEWYCGVRVDSNKKLVGFISAVPSTVKIYDIEKKMVEVNFLCVHKKLRSKRMAPVLIREITRRVLQQGLYQAIYSANVVLPTPVTSCRYWHRSLNPRKLIELNFSTLPPHMTLKRVLKLNRLPEMTKTAGLRLMTLADVPKVQDLLRQYLKDFQLLPILNKEETQHWFLPRDGIIDTYVVEGFGGVLTDMVSFYTLSSTVLNHLSYRSLKAAYALYTVTTATPLQQLMEDVLVIAKARGFDVFTALDVMRNKAFLEPLKFTQGDNTMHYYLYNWTCPNITPDKVGMVLK; this comes from the exons ATGCCTGAAAATACACAAATGGCCGAGGACAAAAGCCC TGAGAAGAGCTCGGAGAGTGGTGATgctgggaagaagaaaaagaagccaAAAAAGGACAAGGGCCAAACATGGGTTAGGGAGGGACCACCGGACCCTTTTAAAGTG TTGGATGCCCTCCCTGAACAGAAGCAGCAGGAGATCCAGAAAGCACTGCACCTCTTCTCTCTGAGCCAGGGTGCACCCAAGAGCCTGAAAGAAGCCAACAGGCACAGTTTCCGCTTCTGGAACAGCCAGCCAGTCACTAAGATAG GAGaggaagtgacatcacatgGACCCATACAGTCAGAGAAACCCAAAATTCGACAGGAGTGCTATTCTCTCCCTGAAGGCTTCTGCTGGGACACGGTGGATCTAGAAAACCCAGAGCAG CTGGGGGAGTTGTGTACGTTGCTTAATGAAAACTACACCGAAGAGGATGACAACACACTTCGCTTCCACTACTCCCCCGAGTTCGTGCTATG GGCTCTGTGTCCCCCTGGTTGGCAGCCTGAGTGGTACTGTGGAGTGCGAGTGGACTCTAACAAAAAATTAGTGGGCTTCATTAGTGCTGTCCCTTCCACGGTTAAAATATACGACAT AGAGAAGAAGATGGTGGAGGTAAACTTCCTGTGTGTGCATAAGAAGCTGCGCTCCAAGCGTATGGCTCCAGTCCTTATCCGTGAGATCACCAGACGGGTCCTGCAGCAGGGCTTATACCAGGCCATCTACAGTGCCAATGTTGTGTTACCAACTCCTGTGACAAGCTGCAG GTACTGGCATCGATCCCTGAACCCACGTAAGTTGATTGAGCTAAATTTCTCAACTCTTCCACCCCACATGACCCTGAAGCGTGTACTCAAGCTGAACCGACTGCCTGAG ATGACCAAGACTGCTGGCCTACGCCTCATGACTTTGGCTGATGTACCCAAAGTTCAGGATCTTCTGAGACAGTATCTAAAAGACTTCCAACTCCTCCCCATATTAAACAAGGAAGAGACCCAGCACTGGTTCCTGCCCAGAGATGGTATCATTGATACATATGTAGTCGAG GGTTTCGGTGGTGTACTAACTGATATGGTTAGTTTCTATACCTTGTCTTCGACTGTTTTGAACCACCTTAGCTATCGAAGCCTGAAGGCAGCATACGCTCTTTACACAGTCACCACTGCTACCCCACTACAGCAGCTCATGGAGGATGTCCTCGTCATAGCAAAAGCA AGGGGATTTGATGTGTTCACTGCCCTGGACGTTATGAGAAATAAGGCATTTCTGGAACCTCTGAAGTTTACGCAAGGAGACAACACTATGCATTACTACCTTTACAACTGGACATGCCCTAACATAACCCCAGATAAG GTCGGCATGGTGCTCAAATAA